The Bombus fervidus isolate BK054 chromosome 6, iyBomFerv1, whole genome shotgun sequence genome contains a region encoding:
- the LOC139988129 gene encoding metalloendopeptidase OMA1, mitochondrial-like has protein sequence MYFKYLRLTTGRALTCTKRSLLYSTNYGTFSIQCKKLELRWQGLKFQISNFHTTQRLNYPAPLILCFGSICCGHFVRKWWLKQTIEQQQKYIRWFKRRKYTIYGSLGFLSFVLFVYCLTHLEEDPVRKKPRLILVDQAQQIENSKITFQVIVQNQKNVVPLHDPKYKIIATALKRLINSNKNLFKDTDWTITIIHRMFNNITSFPNVMILPDRNIIVIIDIFNFIKSNDQLTFILAHEMSHDMLLHISETLSVGMIYYVATIVFSFLIWVFYESRAAATLCSTMYILFAAIFSWYKRQSETEADEVGLELAAKSCIDPREVLVFWEMMKKFEELTYQNKFQIPLFMDHPTLDNREKRTIQLMPTALELRKQAKCPKLPAKDPRDRLPYYMKDIEKHMLKNSKILGMRF, from the exons ATgtatttcaaatatcttcGATTAACTACTGGTAGAGCTTTAACATGTACAAAAAGAAGTCTATTGTATAGTACCAATTATGGAACATTTTCGATTCAATGTAAAAAACTTGAACTAAGATGGCAgggtttgaaatttcaaatatcaaattttcatacaaCTCAAAGATTAAATTATCCTGCGCCATTAATTCTGTGCTTTGGATCAATCTGTTGTGGTCATTTTGTAAGAAAATGGTGGTTGAAACAAACTATAGAACAacagcaaaaatatataagatgGTTTAAGCGAAGGAAATATACTATTTATG GTTCTTTGGGATTTctatctttcgttttatttgtttattgttTGACACATTTGGAGGAAGATCCAGTAAGAAAGAAACCACGTTTAATTTTAGTTGATCAAGCTcaacaaattgaaaattctaaaattacatttcaa GTAATAGTGCAAAATCAGAAGAACGTGGTACCATTACATGATcccaaatataaaataattgccaCAGCACTAAAGCGGTTGATAAactctaataaaaatttatttaaagacaCTGATTGGACTATTACTATAATCCATCgtatgtttaataatataacatcATTTCCTAATGTTATGATCTTACCA gatagaaatattattgtaattattgaCATCTTCAACTTTATTAAAAGCAATGATCAACTAACGTTTATTTTAGCCCATGAAATGTCACATGATATGCTTCTTCATATA TCAGAAACATTGTCTGTTGGAATGATATATTACGTTGCAACtattgtattttcatttctaatttGGGTATTTTATGAAAGTAGAGCAGCAGCTACACTTTGTTcaactatgtatatattatttgctGCTATTTTTTCTTGGTACAAAAGACAATCTGAAACTGAGGCTGATGAAGTTGGACTTGAATTAGCTGCAAAA AGTTGTATTGACCCTAGAGAAGTTTTAGTATTCTGGGAGATGatgaaaaaatttgaagaGCTTACATATcagaataaatttcaaataccaTTATTTATGGATCACCCTACTTTAGATaatagagaaaagagaactATCCAACTGATgcctacagctttggaattaAGGAAACAAGCCAAG TGTCCCAAATTACCAGCGAAGGACCCACGAGATCGTTTACCATATTACATGAAGGATATCGAAAAACACAtgctaaaaaattcaaaaattttagGTATGCGATTCTAA